From a region of the uncultured Desulfatiglans sp. genome:
- a CDS encoding conserved hypothetical protein (Evidence 4 : Unknown function but conserved in other organisms) — translation MTHEMKGHYAKKHSPERSPRPEIAAALREVAQPEGVPCAVAHDIAARFEVPPLEIGFTLDTLEIPICNCQMGLFGYQPERRIVKPAESVSPELEAEIRSELQNGKLHCKEAWDIAKRLKIPRMAVSAACERLGVKIAGCQLGAF, via the coding sequence ATGACCCACGAGATGAAAGGCCATTATGCCAAAAAGCATTCGCCGGAGCGCTCCCCCCGGCCGGAAATCGCCGCCGCCCTGCGCGAGGTCGCGCAGCCTGAAGGCGTTCCCTGCGCAGTCGCGCACGACATCGCGGCGCGCTTCGAGGTGCCGCCTTTAGAGATCGGGTTCACCCTGGATACGCTCGAGATCCCCATCTGTAATTGCCAGATGGGCCTCTTCGGGTATCAGCCCGAAAGACGGATCGTCAAACCGGCCGAGAGCGTGTCCCCCGAGCTCGAGGCCGAGATCCGCTCGGAACTCCAGAACGGCAAGCTCCACTGCAAGGAGGCATGGGACATCGCGAAGCGGTTGAAAATCCCCAGGATGGCGGTCTCTGCAGCCTGCGAAAGGCTGGGTGTGAAGATAGCCGGCTGCCAACTCGGGGCATTCTGA
- a CDS encoding Non-canonical purine NTP pyrophosphatase translates to MQTDQGHAPTKILPERIPLVLATRNKGKLNEFNLLLKDFNVELKTLDDFGPIPSIEEDGETFEDNAVKKARFTARVLGFPALADDSGLVVDALGGEPGVRSARFAGDGASDGENNAKLLLQMEGVEDRRAAFWCVIAIAVPRGPALIYEGKCEGEITRKPAGASGFGYDPVFFYPPLGKTFAEIDSEEKNRVSHRGRALQELKSEFGKVLIWLRQRLLEEP, encoded by the coding sequence TTGCAGACAGATCAAGGGCACGCACCCACAAAAATCCTACCGGAGCGGATCCCCCTGGTTCTCGCGACACGCAACAAGGGTAAATTAAATGAATTCAATTTATTATTGAAGGATTTTAATGTTGAGCTTAAGACTTTGGATGATTTCGGACCGATCCCGAGCATCGAGGAGGACGGGGAGACCTTCGAGGACAATGCGGTCAAGAAGGCCCGGTTTACCGCGCGCGTCCTTGGGTTTCCGGCCTTGGCCGACGATTCGGGGCTGGTCGTCGATGCGCTTGGCGGAGAACCGGGCGTCCGTTCCGCGCGTTTTGCCGGGGATGGTGCGAGCGATGGGGAGAACAACGCGAAGCTCCTGCTGCAGATGGAGGGTGTCGAGGACAGAAGGGCCGCGTTTTGGTGCGTCATCGCCATTGCTGTCCCGCGGGGGCCGGCGCTCATCTATGAGGGGAAATGCGAAGGCGAGATCACCCGGAAACCGGCTGGGGCTTCCGGGTTCGGCTACGACCCGGTGTTTTTCTATCCGCCGCTCGGAAAAACGTTTGCGGAAATCGACAGCGAGGAGAAGAACCGGGTGAGCCATCGCGGCCGCGCCTTGCAGGAATTGAAAAGTGAATTCGGAAAGGTCCTGATCTGGCTCCGGCAGCGGCTGCTCGAAGAGCCGTGA
- a CDS encoding hypothetical protein (Evidence 5 : Unknown function) produces the protein MVFLANLGVNLHVCLCGDLQVASAQTLDLLDIGQKSSFPDGKLDSTGKSFPDGHYT, from the coding sequence ATGGTCTTTTTGGCCAATCTCGGCGTCAATCTGCACGTTTGTTTGTGCGGCGACCTGCAGGTCGCCTCCGCGCAAACGCTTGATCTCCTTGATATTGGCCAAAAATCCTCATTTCCGGATGGGAAACTGGATTCTACCGGGAAATCATTTCCGGATGGACACTACACATAA
- a CDS encoding hypothetical protein (Evidence 5 : Unknown function) — MVFLAHLGVNPHVCLCGDLQVASAQTLDFLDMDQKSSFPDWKRGSTRKSFPDDPGRFPPEMVF, encoded by the coding sequence ATGGTCTTTTTGGCCCATCTCGGCGTCAATCCGCACGTTTGCTTGTGCGGCGACCTGCAGGTCGCCTCCGCGCAAACGCTTGATTTCCTTGATATGGACCAAAAATCCTCATTTCCGGACTGGAAACGGGGTTCTACCAGGAAATCATTTCCCGATGATCCAGGTCGTTTTCCTCCGGAAATGGTCTTTTGA
- a CDS encoding RNA-directed DNA polymerase (Reverse transcriptase), whose amino-acid sequence MRRSCWMRRQISSKSDTCTESMDVYAAGISVKVGAHYPGRSVDLPCATGTERCRDGSAEVSRGHSRPFDLAEGPNMNYGMGAGISMTNGEAEGRSETTVASPEGSGRNPPEHGPGASKVTAKTEHSQAKTLHLMEAVVERENMLAAYRRVRANKGAPGVDGLTVENLKEHLAVEWPCIRKQLLEGRYVPQPVLRVDIPKPGGKGMRQLGIPTVTDRLIQQALNQVLQPIFDPNFSEYSYGFRPGRSAHQAVRQAREYAAQGRRWVVDMDLEKFFDRVNHDVLMARVARRIKDKRVLVLIRRYLTAGLMAGGLVSQRVQGTPQGGPLSPLLSNILLNDLDRELERRGHKFCRYADDCNIYVRSRRAGERVLASLTRFLGNRLKLSVNQEKSAVDRPWRRKFLGYSMTWHQRPRLKAAAASVKRLQGKLRQILRRGRGRSLSGVIGELKPVLSGWANYFRLAETKSVFEDLDGWIRRKLRCILWRQWKRSFTRAKNLVHQGLSEERAWRSATNGRGPWWNSGASHMNEALPARFFTKLGLVSLLGLVKQFQGNS is encoded by the coding sequence ATGAGGCGGTCATGCTGGATGAGGAGGCAAATATCTTCAAAGTCCGATACCTGTACGGAAAGCATGGACGTATATGCGGCGGGCATAAGCGTGAAGGTCGGTGCGCATTACCCGGGGAGATCCGTCGATCTGCCATGTGCTACCGGCACCGAGAGGTGCCGGGATGGGTCGGCGGAAGTCAGCCGAGGGCATAGTAGGCCGTTCGACTTGGCTGAAGGCCCGAACATGAATTACGGCATGGGAGCCGGAATTTCGATGACAAATGGAGAAGCAGAAGGGCGGTCTGAAACGACCGTCGCCAGCCCGGAGGGTAGCGGACGGAATCCGCCAGAGCATGGGCCTGGTGCGTCAAAGGTCACGGCAAAGACGGAGCACTCCCAGGCGAAGACTCTTCATTTGATGGAAGCAGTAGTCGAACGCGAGAACATGTTGGCGGCCTATCGCCGAGTCAGGGCGAACAAGGGTGCTCCCGGGGTGGACGGCCTGACGGTCGAAAATCTCAAGGAACATCTTGCGGTTGAATGGCCGTGTATTCGGAAGCAACTATTGGAGGGACGGTACGTGCCTCAGCCGGTGCTTAGGGTTGATATCCCCAAGCCGGGTGGAAAAGGGATGCGGCAACTGGGCATACCCACGGTCACGGACCGGTTGATCCAGCAGGCGCTGAACCAGGTTTTGCAGCCGATCTTTGATCCGAACTTCTCCGAGTATAGTTATGGATTCCGCCCTGGGCGGAGCGCTCACCAAGCAGTCCGGCAAGCCCGCGAATACGCGGCTCAAGGGCGAAGGTGGGTGGTGGACATGGATTTGGAGAAGTTCTTTGACCGAGTCAACCATGACGTGCTCATGGCGCGGGTGGCTAGGAGGATCAAGGATAAACGGGTATTAGTCCTGATCCGCCGCTATCTTACGGCGGGTCTGATGGCCGGCGGTCTTGTCTCTCAGCGCGTGCAAGGCACGCCCCAAGGCGGTCCGCTGTCTCCGCTGCTGTCCAACATCCTTTTGAATGATCTGGACAGGGAACTGGAACGAAGGGGCCATAAGTTCTGCCGGTACGCGGATGACTGTAACATTTATGTTCGGTCCAGGCGGGCGGGCGAGCGGGTACTGGCCTCGTTGACTCGTTTTCTGGGAAATCGACTGAAGCTCTCGGTCAACCAGGAGAAGAGCGCCGTAGATCGACCTTGGCGGCGGAAATTCCTGGGCTATAGCATGACGTGGCACCAACGGCCTCGGCTGAAAGCAGCTGCGGCCAGCGTCAAACGTCTGCAGGGAAAACTCAGGCAGATCCTCCGGCGGGGAAGAGGCCGCTCGCTCTCAGGCGTGATCGGAGAACTTAAACCGGTTTTGTCGGGATGGGCCAACTACTTCCGGTTGGCGGAGACCAAGAGCGTATTCGAGGACCTCGATGGATGGATTCGGCGGAAACTCCGATGCATCCTCTGGCGTCAATGGAAACGTTCTTTCACCCGGGCCAAGAACCTGGTGCACCAAGGGCTGAGTGAGGAAAGAGCCTGGAGATCCGCCACGAATGGACGAGGTCCCTGGTGGAATTCGGGCGCGTCTCATATGAACGAGGCCTTACCAGCGCGCTTCTTCACAAAGCTCGGACTCGTGTCGCTGCTCGGTCTCGTGAAGCAGTTTCAAGGTAATTCATGA
- a CDS encoding Iron-sulfur cluster assembly accessory protein (fragment), whose protein sequence is MALDESRENDEVFDDRGLTYVIEKDLYTRIKPIKVDYVNSAFGSGFNISSNMPMGAGCGGSCGSC, encoded by the coding sequence ATGGCTCTGGATGAGTCAAGAGAGAACGACGAGGTTTTCGACGACCGCGGCCTGACCTATGTCATCGAAAAGGATTTGTACACGCGGATCAAGCCGATCAAGGTGGATTACGTCAATTCGGCGTTTGGATCGGGTTTCAATATTTCTTCGAATATGCCGATGGGCGCTGGCTGTGGAGGGTCCTGCGGCAGCTGTTGA
- a CDS encoding conserved hypothetical protein (Evidence 4 : Unknown function but conserved in other organisms): MIQENVKRILSELPPDVMLVGAAKTRTPAEVLDAVSAGLAIVGENYVQEAERARETVGDRVKWHLIGHLQSNKAKKAVKLFDMIETLDSLNLAQAVDRAAEKEGKVMPVLIEINSGEEPQKHGVLPGEALELIRGLADFPHIRVMGLMTMGPLLDDPESLRPYFKRTRELFEQIRSLSIPHVEMRYLSMGMSDSYRVAIEEGANLVRIGTALFGERSSCNKA, encoded by the coding sequence ATGATCCAGGAGAATGTCAAACGCATCCTGAGTGAACTGCCCCCGGATGTCATGCTTGTAGGTGCTGCCAAGACGAGGACCCCCGCGGAGGTCCTCGATGCGGTCTCGGCGGGCCTCGCGATCGTGGGCGAGAACTATGTGCAGGAGGCGGAACGGGCGCGGGAGACGGTCGGCGACCGGGTGAAATGGCACCTGATCGGTCATCTGCAGTCGAACAAGGCCAAGAAGGCCGTAAAGCTTTTCGACATGATCGAGACCCTGGATTCCTTGAATCTGGCGCAGGCCGTCGACCGGGCCGCAGAGAAGGAGGGGAAGGTCATGCCGGTGCTGATCGAGATCAACAGCGGGGAAGAGCCCCAGAAGCATGGGGTGCTGCCCGGCGAAGCGCTCGAATTGATCCGGGGGCTCGCCGATTTTCCGCATATCCGGGTGATGGGTCTCATGACCATGGGGCCTCTTCTGGACGACCCGGAGTCCCTTCGGCCCTACTTCAAGCGGACCCGGGAGCTTTTCGAACAGATACGCTCCCTCTCGATTCCCCATGTGGAGATGCGCTATCTTTCCATGGGGATGTCCGATTCGTACCGGGTGGCGATCGAAGAGGGTGCGAATCTGGTGAGGATCGGGACGGCCCTGTTCGGGGAGCGGTCTTCGTGCAACAAGGCATAG
- the ttcA gene encoding tRNA 2-thiocytidine biosynthesis protein TtcA gives MGYARKEVVRLMGRAVHRQAMLKEGDHVLVAVSGGKDSMTVLWLLRERLRRVPISYRLTAVHVDPGFGGDSAGTLRDFFVEHGFEHRIIRTDIGPRAHSPQNLENPCFLCARLRRKILFDAAGELGCNLLAFGHHRDDVIETFLLNLFYGGSISTMLPVQTFFDGRITVIRPLYEVPETHLSRYAREMGWPPVELACPSAGSSKRREIKELLAALQRTNRKIKGNIFHALHNVRAEYLPPAS, from the coding sequence GTGGGGTACGCCCGTAAAGAGGTGGTGCGGCTGATGGGCCGGGCGGTGCATCGGCAAGCGATGCTGAAGGAAGGAGACCATGTTCTGGTGGCTGTCTCCGGGGGGAAGGACAGCATGACGGTTTTGTGGCTGCTGAGAGAGCGCCTGAGACGGGTCCCCATTTCCTACCGCCTGACCGCGGTGCATGTCGACCCGGGCTTCGGCGGGGATTCGGCCGGCACGCTGAGGGATTTCTTTGTGGAGCATGGTTTTGAACACCGGATCATCCGGACGGACATCGGGCCGCGCGCGCACAGCCCTCAGAACCTCGAGAATCCGTGCTTTCTCTGCGCGCGGCTGCGGCGCAAGATCCTCTTCGACGCCGCCGGGGAACTCGGCTGCAACCTGCTGGCCTTCGGGCATCACAGAGACGATGTGATCGAGACATTCCTGCTGAATCTCTTTTACGGGGGCTCCATCAGCACCATGCTCCCCGTCCAGACATTCTTCGACGGCCGGATCACCGTAATCCGGCCGCTCTATGAGGTGCCGGAGACCCATCTGTCGCGCTATGCCCGTGAGATGGGCTGGCCTCCCGTCGAACTCGCCTGTCCGAGCGCCGGCTCCTCGAAGCGGCGGGAGATCAAGGAGCTCCTGGCGGCCCTGCAGCGCACGAACAGGAAGATCAAGGGAAACATCTTCCATGCGCTTCACAATGTCAGGGCGGAATACCTGCCGCCCGCCTCCTGA
- a CDS encoding Methyltransferase domain protein, whose protein sequence is MDLEAFQQNHPTQTEEVVVRNRRYRLLLPKTLDSFIDPDDPMRDFPLWAKIWEASLVLADALAGMPPAPSRQILEIGCGAGLVGIVAASFGHRVTMTEYNPDALAFAQANAQLNLSDSGEKLKIQRLDWHRPDLGGPFDLIVGSEVVYSERDFEPLERLFKTFLKPGGEVILAEGMRRTSMAFFQRLSESWEIEARRMTLRSQEKSMPVILARLQRKASGL, encoded by the coding sequence ATGGATCTCGAAGCGTTCCAGCAAAACCACCCCACCCAGACCGAAGAGGTGGTTGTCCGAAACCGCCGTTACCGGCTCCTGCTCCCCAAGACCCTCGACTCCTTCATCGACCCGGATGATCCGATGCGGGATTTCCCACTCTGGGCAAAGATCTGGGAGGCGTCGCTCGTTCTAGCCGATGCCTTGGCCGGCATGCCTCCGGCTCCATCGCGGCAGATATTGGAAATCGGGTGCGGGGCGGGGCTTGTGGGCATTGTGGCGGCATCCTTCGGCCACCGTGTCACCATGACGGAGTACAACCCCGATGCGCTCGCGTTCGCTCAAGCAAACGCTCAACTGAACTTATCAGATTCCGGCGAAAAACTCAAGATTCAGCGTCTCGATTGGCACCGCCCCGACCTGGGAGGGCCCTTCGATCTGATCGTCGGCTCAGAGGTGGTTTACAGCGAAAGGGATTTCGAACCGCTCGAACGCCTGTTCAAAACGTTTCTCAAACCCGGGGGGGAGGTCATCCTCGCTGAGGGGATGCGGCGGACGAGCATGGCCTTTTTCCAGCGCCTCTCCGAATCCTGGGAGATCGAGGCGCGCCGCATGACCCTGCGCTCCCAGGAAAAATCCATGCCCGTAATATTGGCGCGCCTGCAGCGCAAGGCGAGCGGACTATAA
- the hupB gene encoding HU, DNA-binding transcriptional regulator, beta subunit (Evidence 2a : Function from experimental evidences in other organisms; PubMedId : 21150454, 21175605, 215461, 2187099, 2265752, 3003540, 6987059, 9298646, 9367749, 9683467, 9868784; Product type r : regulator), whose amino-acid sequence MNKGDLVNEVAKVLGSKKDATKAVDAVFGSITEALQQKEKVTLIGFGTFKVDERPARQGRNPQTGATIDIPARSVPKFVPGKSLKDAVS is encoded by the coding sequence ATGAACAAAGGTGATTTGGTCAACGAGGTGGCGAAGGTGCTTGGCAGCAAAAAAGACGCCACGAAAGCCGTAGACGCGGTTTTCGGGTCGATTACAGAGGCCCTTCAGCAAAAGGAAAAGGTCACCCTGATCGGTTTCGGGACCTTCAAGGTGGACGAAAGGCCGGCCAGGCAGGGAAGAAACCCCCAGACCGGTGCAACGATCGACATACCGGCCAGAAGCGTTCCGAAATTTGTTCCGGGCAAATCGCTCAAGGACGCTGTGAGCTGA
- the argJ gene encoding Arginine biosynthesis bifunctional protein ArgJ (Includes: Glutamate N-acetyltransferase; Amino-acid acetyltransferase) has translation MNDDEMMVQGFRFSAVSAGLRKKPGLDLALIFSDQDTTTAAGMFTTNRVKAAPVQLDQERVRTGAARAIIANAGNANACSGREGMEAARRSAEILAASVGLKPEEVLVASTGVIGQVLPLSRIEKALPELIGGLDPRGAPKAAEAIMTTDSFPKLSRFTGEAGGKPFTILGMAKGAGMIMPDMATMLCFVVTDLRIETLALRSALRAAVQKTFNRITVDGDTSTNDTVLILANGLAGNGPLGETGELAFRAGLTEVLGELAEMIVRDGEGASKLVHIRVKGAVDEGQALLAARTVANSPLVKTAFYGQDPNWGRIMAALGRSGVIMQEERVDIWVDDVQIVAAGLGLGAEAEARAAEKMHEKSFDVMVDLHMGRAEERVSTCDLTHQYVSINADYRT, from the coding sequence ATGAACGATGATGAAATGATGGTGCAGGGTTTCAGATTCTCAGCCGTATCAGCGGGGTTGAGGAAAAAGCCTGGGCTCGACCTGGCGCTGATCTTCTCCGACCAGGATACGACCACGGCCGCCGGGATGTTTACGACCAACCGAGTCAAAGCCGCTCCTGTCCAGTTGGACCAGGAGAGGGTCCGGACGGGCGCCGCCCGTGCGATTATCGCCAATGCAGGGAATGCCAACGCCTGTTCGGGACGTGAGGGCATGGAGGCGGCCCGGCGTTCAGCCGAGATCCTGGCGGCGAGTGTCGGATTGAAACCGGAGGAGGTGTTGGTGGCATCCACCGGAGTGATCGGGCAGGTGCTTCCGCTATCACGCATCGAAAAGGCCCTGCCGGAACTGATTGGTGGACTGGACCCGCGCGGAGCCCCGAAGGCGGCCGAGGCGATCATGACCACCGATTCTTTCCCGAAGCTCAGCCGCTTCACGGGAGAGGCCGGGGGCAAGCCCTTTACGATTCTGGGAATGGCCAAGGGTGCGGGGATGATCATGCCCGACATGGCAACGATGCTCTGTTTCGTGGTGACCGATCTCCGCATCGAGACCCTGGCGCTGAGATCCGCCCTCCGAGCGGCGGTCCAGAAGACCTTCAACCGGATCACGGTCGACGGAGACACGAGCACGAACGACACGGTGCTGATCCTGGCGAACGGCCTTGCAGGGAACGGTCCCCTGGGGGAGACCGGTGAACTCGCCTTCCGCGCTGGTCTGACAGAAGTGCTGGGCGAATTGGCTGAGATGATCGTACGCGACGGCGAGGGCGCGAGCAAACTCGTCCACATCCGTGTGAAAGGTGCAGTGGACGAGGGTCAGGCGCTTCTGGCCGCAAGGACGGTGGCCAATTCTCCGCTCGTCAAGACCGCCTTCTACGGCCAGGACCCCAACTGGGGGCGCATCATGGCGGCGCTCGGCCGGTCGGGCGTGATCATGCAGGAGGAACGCGTGGACATCTGGGTCGATGATGTTCAGATCGTAGCCGCTGGATTGGGGCTCGGGGCGGAGGCCGAGGCCCGGGCGGCCGAGAAGATGCATGAGAAGTCTTTCGACGTAATGGTGGATCTTCACATGGGGCGCGCGGAAGAGCGGGTCAGCACCTGCGACCTCACCCATCAGTACGTCAGCATCAACGCCGATTACCGGACCTGA
- a CDS encoding putative mannose-1-phosphate guanylyltransferase/mannose-6-phosphate isomerase (Evidence 3 : Putative function from multiple computational evidences) translates to MEKNAIECAVVMAGGSGTRFWPMSRALKPKQFLPVTGGEALLVETCNRLNPIMGDERIVAVLGESHLSEARACLGERPIHLIGEPVGRNTAPCIALGAFYARWRGVRGPIAFLPADHHIGDRQSFLDALCVAGRKSLSGGIATLGVVPDRPETGYGYIRREGSGLKGSGEGVYRVAAFVEKPALADAKSYVASGEYYWNAGVFVATAETLLKEVERHLPALYKALSRLEGAFGREGFAERLGEVYGTIEGISFDYGVMEKPGVDAYVVPCRCDWSDVGSWASLYALRSTSHDAEGNLADADAVLIDCRGSFVQASGKKIVACLGLEDVLVVDTPDALLVTRLDRSQDIRRIVDALKAKGRDGFL, encoded by the coding sequence ATGGAGAAGAACGCGATTGAATGCGCTGTGGTCATGGCGGGGGGTTCCGGGACGCGCTTCTGGCCGATGAGCCGGGCGCTGAAGCCGAAGCAGTTCCTGCCGGTCACCGGCGGCGAGGCCCTGCTTGTCGAGACCTGCAACCGTTTGAACCCGATCATGGGGGATGAACGGATCGTGGCGGTCCTTGGTGAGAGTCATCTTTCCGAGGCGAGGGCATGCCTGGGGGAGCGCCCGATTCATCTGATCGGGGAACCGGTCGGCAGGAACACGGCTCCCTGCATTGCGCTCGGGGCCTTTTACGCCCGGTGGCGGGGCGTCCGGGGACCCATCGCGTTCCTGCCCGCCGATCATCACATCGGGGACCGGCAGTCCTTCCTCGATGCGCTGTGCGTCGCGGGGCGGAAGAGCCTTTCAGGCGGTATCGCAACGCTGGGGGTCGTGCCCGACCGGCCCGAGACGGGGTACGGGTATATCCGCCGCGAGGGATCGGGCTTGAAAGGTTCGGGGGAAGGGGTTTACCGGGTTGCGGCATTTGTGGAAAAACCCGCCCTCGCAGATGCCAAAAGCTATGTTGCGAGCGGTGAATACTATTGGAATGCGGGCGTCTTCGTCGCGACGGCGGAGACGCTGCTGAAGGAGGTCGAGCGGCATCTGCCGGCGCTCTACAAGGCCCTTTCCCGTCTCGAAGGGGCGTTCGGGCGCGAGGGTTTCGCTGAAAGACTCGGAGAGGTCTATGGGACGATAGAGGGGATCTCGTTCGATTACGGCGTCATGGAAAAGCCCGGGGTAGACGCTTATGTCGTTCCTTGCCGCTGCGATTGGAGCGATGTCGGCTCATGGGCCTCCCTTTACGCACTCCGGTCTACATCGCATGATGCCGAGGGCAATCTGGCGGATGCCGACGCGGTTCTGATCGACTGCCGGGGTTCGTTCGTCCAGGCATCCGGGAAGAAGATTGTCGCCTGCCTCGGGCTCGAAGACGTTCTGGTCGTGGATACGCCCGATGCCCTCCTGGTCACACGCCTCGATCGATCGCAGGATATCCGTAGGATCGTGGATGCCTTGAAGGCTAAAGGAAGGGACGGTTTCTTATAG
- a CDS encoding conserved hypothetical protein (Evidence 4 : Unknown function but conserved in other organisms), translated as MPVVRRDLKEAAGKALARRTGTAYEAVMLDEEANIFKVRYLYGKHGRICGGHKREGRCALPGEIRRSAMCYRHREVPGWVGGSQPRA; from the coding sequence GTGCCCGTCGTAAGACGGGATCTGAAGGAAGCCGCAGGCAAAGCGCTGGCCCGACGAACAGGAACTGCATATGAGGCGGTCATGCTGGATGAGGAGGCAAATATCTTCAAAGTCCGATACCTGTACGGAAAGCATGGACGTATATGCGGCGGGCATAAGCGTGAAGGTCGGTGCGCATTACCCGGGGAGATCCGTCGATCTGCCATGTGCTACCGGCACCGAGAGGTGCCGGGATGGGTCGGCGGAAGTCAGCCGAGGGCATAG
- a CDS encoding exported hypothetical protein (Evidence 5 : Unknown function), translated as MVFLANLGVNLHVCLCGDLQVASAQTPAWLEVGKKCIFRDCKNRVVPANHYRVDTVTERKKVNSAAGLKIGGMDNDPRDERPLCQKAFAGALPPAGNRRRPARGRAA; from the coding sequence ATGGTCTTTTTGGCCAATCTCGGCGTCAATCTGCACGTTTGTTTGTGCGGCGACCTGCAGGTCGCCTCCGCGCAAACACCTGCTTGGCTTGAGGTTGGTAAGAAATGCATCTTTCGGGATTGCAAAAACCGTGTAGTACCGGCAAATCACTACCGGGTGGACACCGTTACCGAACGAAAGAAGGTCAATTCCGCTGCAGGTTTGAAGATCGGAGGGATGGACAATGACCCACGAGATGAAAGGCCATTATGCCAAAAAGCATTCGCCGGAGCGCTCCCCCCGGCCGGAAATCGCCGCCGCCCTGCGCGAGGTCGCGCAGCCTGA